CTGGCCTGTGCCCGCACGGAGACCTATCCCGCTCCTGGGGAGAACCCGCAGGTTGTGGAGGGGACTATCGAGCAGGATCTTGCGCGCCGTGACTTCACGGTGAATGCCATGGCGTTGGTGCTGCGCCGCGAGGGCTCGCAGCAGTTGCTCGATCCCCATCGCGGTCGGGAGCATCTGGCCAAGCGGCAGCTCGCTTTTCTCCATAAAGCCAGCGTCACCGACGACCCCACGCGCATTCTTCGCGGTGCCCGTTATGGCGCTCGTCTGGGTTTTCGTCTGGCGCCGGAGGCTTTGGCACAGATTCAATCCACACTGACGCGTTGGCCTTGGGCCTGGCGGGTTGGAGATCCGTTGGATGCGGTGCCGCCAGCCCTGGGGACACGACTGCGGATGGAACTGGAGCTGCTGCTCGATCGCGAACCATGGCGCGAGGCCCTCAGGCTCCTCCAGCAGTGGTCAGCCATGCCGTTGCTCGATGGTCAGTTGCAACAGGATCTCCGCCTCAGCCGACGGCTGGTTCAGGGGGTGCGTCTTGGCTTGCCTGCCCTCGCGGTGTTGGTGGCTGCGGCAGCCGATCCGCTGTCGCTGGCTTCACGTCTGCAAATTCCCCACCAGCAGCAGATCTGGCTCGGTGAGTTGATCGCTTGCCGTGATTGGCTGGACCGTGAAGTGAGTCTGGAAGCCTGGACCGGCTGGGATGCGTTCGATTGGACGCAGCGTCTGGAGCAGCAGCGCTGGTCGCCTGAGGCCGTGGCGCTTGCGGTGCTCGACAACACCTCATTCCGGCGACCGTTGCTGCGTTGGTGGGGGCGCTGGCGCC
This region of Synechococcus sp. NOUM97013 genomic DNA includes:
- a CDS encoding CCA tRNA nucleotidyltransferase, translated to MTADLPIDTSGLPGPLIADLVEQAQCAGAGRLALVGGAVRDLMLHQVHGDPWRDLPDLDLVLESSCVAFLHDFRQRLGSERVSEMHLHEQFGTAEATVDGVLLDLACARTETYPAPGENPQVVEGTIEQDLARRDFTVNAMALVLRREGSQQLLDPHRGREHLAKRQLAFLHKASVTDDPTRILRGARYGARLGFRLAPEALAQIQSTLTRWPWAWRVGDPLDAVPPALGTRLRMELELLLDREPWREALRLLQQWSAMPLLDGQLQQDLRLSRRLVQGVRLGLPALAVLVAAAADPLSLASRLQIPHQQQIWLGELIACRDWLDREVSLEAWTGWDAFDWTQRLEQQRWSPEAVALAVLDNTSFRRPLLRWWGRWRHVTSPVSARELMAQGMRPGPALGAALRREREQVLRQMR